A stretch of Schaalia odontolytica DNA encodes these proteins:
- a CDS encoding ATP-dependent DNA helicase, whose translation MSADLVEASGRVLDVVVAQMGGSPREGQASMVAEGAAALEDRQHLLVQAGTGTGKSVGYLVPLLTYCATNGVRGVVSTATLALQRQILVKDAPVVVDAVASVTGARLKVAVLKGWSNYACLHKLDGGYPTEGTLFEDQDVSVGPTGELGKEILRIREWISETTTGDRDDLVPGVSDRAWHHASVAKPECLGKHCPLIDECFAQAARQEAADADVVVTNHSLFGINACGEGELFGEYDAVVIDEAHELADRVRSQAAADLTVARVSRVARSLRSNLSIDSTDLDEAGAGLGAAMAPLEAGLLEYRPSALVDAMIVLDGTARRASHEVSEAQGEPAAKLLARAAIDELIGALDAWGRDPDQSIAYITKDESDNARLTVGPLDVSAAIGGTGIGERPAILTSATLALGGNFDFMAAQAGMAVSGVPWHGIDVGSPFDHGRQGIRYVATHLPLPGRDGPSEELLDELVELAQASGGGVLALFASRRGAMAGAQALRERTDLTVYLQGEETLAQLIQRFREERDSCLVGTMSLWQGVDVAGDACRLVVIDKIPFPRPDDPVSRARSMDVERRGGNGFVSVSLTHAALMMAQGVGRLLRSTDDRGVVAILDPRVVIKRYGGFIMRSLPAMWPTTDPEVVRGALRRLAKGSDQ comes from the coding sequence GTGAGCGCGGACCTGGTCGAGGCCTCGGGTCGCGTCCTGGACGTGGTCGTCGCCCAGATGGGTGGGTCCCCGCGCGAGGGGCAGGCCTCGATGGTCGCCGAAGGCGCCGCGGCCCTGGAGGACCGCCAGCATCTCCTCGTGCAGGCGGGCACGGGCACGGGAAAGTCCGTGGGCTACCTCGTGCCTCTGCTGACGTACTGCGCGACGAACGGCGTGCGCGGGGTGGTCTCGACGGCGACGCTCGCGCTGCAGCGCCAGATCCTCGTCAAGGACGCTCCGGTGGTCGTCGACGCGGTCGCCTCGGTCACGGGCGCGCGCCTGAAGGTTGCGGTGCTTAAGGGCTGGTCGAACTACGCGTGCCTGCACAAGCTGGACGGCGGGTACCCCACTGAGGGCACGCTGTTTGAGGATCAGGACGTGAGCGTTGGCCCGACGGGCGAGCTCGGTAAGGAGATCCTGCGTATCCGCGAGTGGATCAGCGAGACCACGACGGGGGACCGTGACGACCTGGTTCCGGGCGTCTCGGATCGAGCCTGGCACCACGCCTCGGTCGCCAAACCCGAGTGCCTGGGCAAGCACTGCCCGCTCATCGACGAGTGCTTCGCGCAGGCCGCTCGCCAGGAGGCCGCGGACGCGGATGTCGTTGTCACGAACCATTCGTTGTTTGGTATCAACGCGTGCGGCGAGGGTGAACTCTTCGGCGAGTACGATGCCGTCGTCATCGACGAGGCCCATGAGCTGGCCGACCGCGTGCGCTCCCAGGCTGCGGCCGACCTGACGGTTGCCCGCGTGAGCCGCGTGGCCCGCTCCCTGCGCTCGAATCTCTCGATCGATTCCACCGACCTGGACGAGGCCGGGGCCGGGTTGGGTGCGGCCATGGCTCCCCTGGAGGCGGGGCTCCTCGAGTATCGTCCGAGCGCCCTCGTCGACGCGATGATCGTGCTGGACGGCACTGCCCGTCGCGCCAGCCACGAGGTGTCCGAGGCGCAGGGAGAACCCGCCGCCAAGCTCCTTGCCCGCGCGGCTATCGACGAGCTGATCGGCGCTCTCGACGCGTGGGGGCGTGATCCCGACCAGTCGATTGCCTACATCACGAAGGACGAATCGGACAACGCGCGCTTGACCGTCGGGCCTCTTGACGTGTCGGCTGCGATCGGTGGGACCGGCATCGGCGAGCGACCCGCGATCCTCACCTCGGCGACCCTCGCGCTCGGCGGAAACTTCGACTTCATGGCTGCCCAGGCCGGCATGGCCGTCTCCGGGGTGCCGTGGCACGGCATCGACGTCGGATCTCCCTTCGATCACGGTCGCCAGGGCATCCGCTACGTGGCGACCCATCTACCGCTGCCGGGACGAGACGGCCCCTCCGAGGAGCTGCTTGATGAGCTCGTGGAGCTGGCGCAGGCCTCGGGCGGTGGGGTGCTCGCCCTCTTCGCGTCGCGACGCGGGGCGATGGCGGGAGCGCAGGCCCTGCGTGAGCGCACGGACCTGACCGTCTACCTGCAGGGCGAAGAGACCCTGGCGCAGCTGATCCAGCGGTTCCGGGAGGAACGCGACTCGTGCCTGGTGGGCACGATGTCCCTGTGGCAGGGCGTCGACGTCGCGGGGGATGCCTGCCGCCTCGTCGTCATCGACAAAATCCCGTTCCCGCGCCCGGATGATCCCGTCTCGCGTGCCCGCTCGATGGACGTCGAGCGCAGGGGAGGGAACGGCTTCGTGTCGGTCTCCCTCACGCACGCGGCGCTCATGATGGCCCAGGGCGTGGGGCGCCTCCTGCGTTCGACCGACGACCGGGGAGTCGTGGCGATTCTCGATCCGCGCGTGGTGATCAAGCGCTACGGCGGCTTCATCATGCGTTCCCTACCCGCCATGTGGCCGACGACGGATCCGGAGGTTGTTCGCGGTGCCCTGCGACGCCTCGCGAAGGGTTCTGACCAGTAG